The Vibrio navarrensis genome has a segment encoding these proteins:
- the gppA gene encoding guanosine-5'-triphosphate,3'-diphosphate diphosphatase yields the protein MSQTGTSPLYAAIDLGSNSFHMLVVRHIDGSVQTMAKIKRKVRLAAGLDEHHALSMEAMQRGWDCLSLFAERLQDIPAENIRIVGTATLRTATNVDLFLQKANQILGHPIEVISGEEEAATIYKGVAHTSGGSGRRLVVDIGGASTELIIGEGFEAKALTSLRMGCVTWLENFFKDRQLNARNFDNAIEGAKQILKPVLAQYKELGWDVCVGASGTVQALQEIMLAQGMDEVITHAKLKRLQKQAMLADHLEELEIEGLTLERALVFPSGLSILIAVFELLEIDAMTLAGGALREGLAYEMMEELRQDDIRSRTIASIQTRYQLDSQYGQQVASLALRLLEQAGGEEWIAEPQGKVLLETTAKLHEIGLTIDYKKGGEHSAYLLQHLDLPGFTRAQKFFIGELARRYRDQLTSLPEQHALSGNSAKRVLRLLRLAVLLSHRRRPELEPQITLIAENDKLTLQISAGWLAQNPLTAAELETEANRQTDIGWPMVIEAN from the coding sequence ATGAGCCAGACAGGAACATCACCGCTCTATGCCGCCATCGACCTCGGGTCGAACAGTTTTCATATGCTCGTTGTGCGTCATATCGATGGCAGCGTTCAGACTATGGCCAAAATCAAGCGCAAAGTTCGCCTTGCTGCGGGCCTAGATGAACACCATGCGCTCAGCATGGAAGCGATGCAGCGTGGATGGGACTGCCTGAGCCTGTTTGCAGAAAGGCTGCAAGATATTCCGGCAGAGAACATTCGCATTGTCGGCACAGCGACCCTGCGAACGGCAACCAATGTGGATCTCTTCTTACAAAAGGCTAACCAGATCCTCGGCCATCCGATTGAAGTGATCAGCGGCGAAGAAGAAGCAGCGACGATCTACAAAGGCGTCGCGCACACCTCTGGCGGCAGTGGTCGCCGCCTAGTGGTGGACATCGGTGGCGCAAGTACCGAGCTGATTATTGGCGAAGGCTTTGAAGCCAAAGCGCTAACTAGTCTGCGCATGGGTTGCGTGACGTGGTTGGAAAACTTCTTTAAAGACCGCCAGCTCAATGCGCGCAACTTTGACAACGCCATTGAAGGTGCAAAACAAATCCTCAAACCGGTGCTTGCGCAGTACAAAGAGCTGGGCTGGGATGTGTGTGTCGGCGCGTCCGGCACTGTCCAAGCGCTACAAGAGATCATGTTGGCGCAGGGCATGGACGAAGTGATTACTCACGCCAAGCTCAAGCGTCTACAAAAGCAAGCCATGCTCGCCGACCATCTCGAAGAGCTGGAAATTGAAGGGCTCACTTTAGAACGTGCTTTAGTCTTTCCTAGCGGTTTATCGATTCTAATTGCGGTTTTTGAACTGCTAGAGATCGATGCCATGACACTGGCTGGCGGCGCGCTGCGTGAAGGGCTCGCCTACGAAATGATGGAAGAGCTCCGTCAAGACGACATCCGCTCTCGCACCATTGCCAGCATACAAACTCGCTATCAACTCGACAGTCAATATGGTCAACAAGTAGCGTCTCTCGCTCTGCGCTTGCTAGAACAAGCTGGCGGCGAGGAGTGGATAGCCGAGCCTCAAGGCAAAGTGTTGCTAGAAACCACCGCGAAGTTGCACGAAATCGGTTTGACCATCGATTACAAGAAAGGCGGTGAGCACAGCGCTTACTTGCTGCAGCACCTTGATTTGCCGGGTTTTACTCGCGCACAGAAATTCTTTATCGGTGAACTAGCAAGACGCTATCGAGATCAGCTTACGTCACTCCCTGAACAGCATGCCCTATCCGGCAACAGCGCCAAACGCGTGCTGCGCTTGCTGCGCCTCGCGGTGTTGCTGTCGCATCGTCGCCGTCCTGAGCTGGAACCTCAAATCACACTCATCGCCGAAAACGACAAACTCACGCTGCAAATCAGCGCTGGCTGGTTAGCGCAAAACCCGCTGACGGCAGCAGAACTGGAAACCGAAGCCAATCGCCAGACTGACATCGGTTGGCCAATGGTGATTGAAGCGAACTAA